The Arachis hypogaea cultivar Tifrunner chromosome 16, arahy.Tifrunner.gnm2.J5K5, whole genome shotgun sequence genome contains a region encoding:
- the LOC140180283 gene encoding uncharacterized protein — protein MPKMMKTCCHTYMKVQVARLGILTIYYQMESRSYPGCSKYSKLSFLVKFYHIKCMYGVSDKAMTMILDLLRDAFEQAKLPKTVYEVRKTIRKLGIECTKIDTCPNDCMLYRGDDENLTRCKRFGYSRWKQKIKKGSIVRLNVPVKRNGKPIAAKTLRYFPLIPRLQRLFMCSKTSTDVLWHKEARNNYGLLRHPRDAEAWKKFDAKYTNFSKDLRNVLLALASDGFNSLGNMSTKYSIWPVILIPYNLPPWLCMKHTSFILSTLIPGPKMLGNDIDVYLKPLNALPSLVSNVIAILSSFFQELCGKAINPMQLADLQNHVVQTLCQMEMIFPPSFFTVMVHFTMHLVDEVTLGGPVHYRWMYPIERYLGRLKQYVRNKAQPKGSIAEGYLSEEILTFCSRYLDKINTRINQPGRVDDQPVVVTHNSGETMFPAIGKALGDVSHFELTRMEKHEAHSHVLVNCDAVVPFVE, from the exons ATGCCGAAGATGATGAAGACGTGTTGCCATACTTATATGAAGGTCCAAGTCGCGCGGCTCGGGATTTTAACGATCTACTATCAAATGGAGAGCAGGAGTTATCCTGGATGCTCAAAGTACTCCAAATTATCGTTCTTAGTGAAGTTTTATCATATTAAGTGTATGTACGGTGTGAGTGACAAGGCAATGACCATGATTCTTGACTTACTGCGGGACGCATTCGAACAAGCAAAACTTCCAAAGACAGTGTATGAAGTCAGGAAGACAATAAGAAAGTTGGGTATTGAGTGCACCAAGATAGATACTTGTCCAAATGATTGTATGCTGTATCGCGGTGATGATGAAAACTTGACCAGGTGCAAGCGATTTGGGTATTCAAGATGGAAGCAGAAGATTAAAAAGGGCTCTATTGTTAGGCTCAATGTACCTGTGAAGAGAAATGGGAAACCTATAGCAGCCAAGACTCTTCGTTACTTTCCTCTCATACCACGACTGCAACGGTTATTCATGTGCAGTAAGACATCAACTGACGTGTTATGGCATAAAGAGGCGCGTAATAATTATGGTTTGCTTAGGCATCCAAGGGACGCTGAAGCATGGAAAAAGTTTGATGCAAAGTATACTAACTTTTCGAAGGATCTGCGCAATGTTCTCCTAGCCTTGGCGAGTGATGGATTTAATTCTCTTGGGAATATGAGCACAAAGTATTCAATCTGGCCCGTGATTCTTATTCCGTATAACCTTCCGCCCTGGCTTTGCATGAAACATACATCTTTCATTCTATCCACGCTTATTCCTGGGCCAAAAATGCTAGGTAACGACATAGATGTTTACTTGAAGCCTTTG AATGCACTTCCGAGTCTGGTGTCcaatgtgattgcaattttgtcaTCATTTTTCCAAGAACTTTGTGGGAAAGCCATAAACCCTATGCAGCTTGCTGACCTTCAGAATCATGTTGTGCAAACCCTATGTCAGATGGAAATGATTTTCCctccatccttctttaccgtcatGGTTCACTTCACGATGCATCTCGTTGATGAGGTAACTCTTGGTGGACCAGTACATTATCGGTGGATGTATCCAATAGAAAG GTATCTAGGACGTTTAAAGCAATATGTTCGTAACAAGGCACAACCAAAAGGCTCAATTGCAGAAGGCTATTTATCTGAGGAAATTCTGACTTTCTGTTCTAGATATTTGGATAAAATTAATACTAGAATCAACCAACCAGGGCGAGTTGATGATCAACCCGTTGTTGTTACACATAATTCAGGGGAAACTATGTTCCCAGCTATTGGAAAGGCATTAGGGGATGTTTCGCATTTTGAACTCACTCGAATGGAAAAACATGAAGCACATAGTCATGTGCTAGTCAACTGCGATGCCGTGGTTCCGTTTGTTGAGTAA